Part of the Macrobrachium nipponense isolate FS-2020 chromosome 19, ASM1510439v2, whole genome shotgun sequence genome, gtgtaatacactatagcaaaatctcgttctgatacgagtgttcgttacagaaatattgccaaaaaacgtgcttgcactgtctctgaaacccacagtaagagtgCTGCTTAGttgtcttttgatgaggaaaaggctaatgggaggggttgctgtggtagtgtttaacactcgccccagttttataccgacaccttttatataggtgagcgagtcagaagcttctgacatgtccaatttagcagttctctggtattatagcaatattttactagaaatagtgctaaagcagacatatttcacgggagcgacacagcttcctcccccagaaatagatttttcctacgtcaaaatcccttttttgtaatcaaatattttttacaagttagctattttataaatttgcatttttctcaatcaaaacatattctCCTCAATTCTAACTTTAATCTTTTAACAACTtcctggtcattgcaaattcggccccctTAATTTCTTacggtgcgaaaacagacagaggcccagggatcgaaagcgattgcgtcacactacggctgtaatccggcagtaaaacatcttcatatatccaaaaagtaaataataaagatatatatgcgcattacgattataacaattacatgaatagctgataaaaaTCTGCATGAATAATTGGTACACTGTtttgcaagaaagttgagtatagccattcatttacaataggtacgaaagtcaagatgtcgtgacgtcataatacaggacttaaaagaacattCTAGTTcctaaaaataattacttaaatttgagtcaagaatcgagttactttttcaataacaaatattttcaaattaatcatcataaatatgtaaaatattgatgttttattattcacttgaataattatctactagtgcacgcttcttcgtcgtcgtcttctaccaaaacagtagtttccttaaaaacatcGTGGCCAGGGACCATTTTCCGgatgttgtgatgaaagtgccccagcgcctatgggtacaagtggtgtacgTATTCAGCACAGGAAATTGGAAGTTtcttgacacaagcgactccgcaaacatcaagatggcgtcaatcttctgagttatttaatcgtaagtagaaatttcgaaagcgttttggtaaactttgcactgcgttggccacccttttcattaccctctgtttaaagctttaaatttggccttaatttctaactttagagaaaatacttacttcgaaaggagagtagaggtctttagttgttcctctcaccaacaacaactcatgactgatgaccatctttGGTGTCAGGATGAGTTACCTATAGGCTacctaagtactttttcggagggtggccagctGTGACCATCGGTGagttgggccagtccatgcggttgtttacccaacatgttttctcctaaattacaaaataatggcataattcaagcacCTTTACGGGAAATGGCCGCGTTCTGAGAGAGGTAGCCGCTATGTCACCGCTCGGTCATTTAGGCTACTCAAGGGTAGTAGGTAGCCTAGCTAGGCTAGGAGGCAAAATTACTGATGCCTACTACATGGCTTCCAAGTCTGCATACCTACTAGCTACACTAAACATCCTACTACTAGGTATAGGTAATTCAAAACTTTGCACACAGGCCCACCTTGTTGAGCTTTGAGTTGTGGCCTAGCCTATTTGCAAAGTAACCCCAATGACCGATGAGAAATCCTTGAAATTTTCTTATCTCTTCCAAAGTGTGCTTATCATCGAAATATGACCGCCTACTGAGAAGTTTCCAGTGACTTCAAAAGTTCGGGGAGGCCAACTGTAGGAGACTGTCCAAGTTTGGTCGGTCTACGGTAAAGTTAACCTAAGGGCGGGTGGTTAATAGCTTAAGCCTAAGTACAACGCTATATATGACCATTATTAGTAAGGGACGTAAACCAGCAATATTCTAAACTCATGGTCTCGGCTTTACCCTAAAAAACACCTGAGCACGACTCGGCAGAAGGCAATAACCTACTGGGTCACTGGTCGATCAAAACCGTAAACAAACCATTCATGCCATGGAGTCGACGTTTGTCATGGTCGATTAACGTTATTCTCTCATTTAGCACAGCTCAAGATGAACAACCTTTCACTACCATTCATTCCCATACCCGCATCTTAACTAAACTAATATAAAATACAGGGAAAACGTCGGATTTACCGGTGTCAGAACTAATGGCTATGCCAATCGTAGACAATTGCTCGTCCACAAGACAACAACAACCTGAAGCAGGGGCGATGGTTCTTTCTCCATATCTGCTCGGTTTtcccttttcaaaataatcaaaaCTGGTTTAAATTCCCATCAGAATCATCATATGTGATAAAGTGGAGCCAATTTTCCCGCTCTATGAGAGATATTATGGCCGCATTTAAAAATTACTTGAGACCTCCCTTTTCATCTGTCCGTTTTCTCTccgaaatttaataaaaattggaGCTTTGTTGTAAGTACCTTTTCTGCATCTGTAGTTGATAAGcaagatttttttcttctgtttgacGTTCggtaaatttcttataaaatttttCAGAAGGTCACTGATAACCACATTAAATTTCTACTCATCGATTACCTCCTAGTGCACCATGCAAAACAGGAACAAAATGTTGAAGGTTATAGTCTCAAATTACAAATTCACTATGTACTCAACAGAGAGAGCAGGTCGATTTCGATCTAGATTTACATAGATTCCAACCAGACTTGTAAAACTGAGTGTTGTCCGCATGTTGTTACAATTTTCCTGGATATAAAGGACAAAGAGGTCACATATTCCAGGTAAATATCTAAATAcaccttttttcttatttactcagACATGCTATTTCTTTGGTCTTCACTTAAGAAAATGTTTTGTTGGAATAAGAAGGGTGTTATACATGTTAGTTTTCAAATATatcacgcatatacatacatatatatatatatatatatatatatatatatatatatatataatatatatgtatgtatatatatatatatatatatatatatatatatatatataatatatgtatgtgtgtgtgtgtgtgtgtgtgtgtgtgtgtgtatgctgacGCGGGCTCTCATTAACGAAATTATCGTATGTATTAAGTAATGTGCGTCTACCGTTCCGTTTAGTATTCTCTCGGGATCGGAATTCAGTGGGGGTAAGCAGGCTACCAATCATAACAcaattaaggtatatatatatatatatatatatatatatatatatatataatatatatatatatatatatatatgtgtgtgtgtgtgtgtgtgtgtgtgtgtgtgtgtgtgtgtgtattcctctTAGTTTACCTGGTTCAATTATTTCTAGTATTAATTTTCCTGCATGGTAAACTGTAGTATCACATTCAAGCGTTTTTTGTTACTTCAAACTTACCTATcgtaattacattttcttttaccatTGGCTgctataaaaactatatataggtATCAAAAGGATGCTTTTACATTtaagtttatgtaaaaaaaaaaaaaaaaaaaaactcagacctTAGGAATCCATTTtattaagcatggaatttcagcTCAATTTTCACTGAGGCCCATAGAGAAGCACGttctaaaaatgaagaaaaaaagaaaagagcagACTGAAAACGTATGAAAAGTACGGAGTGAACATCCTTAAAAAGCCGGGATTTGTCGGGAATCACTTAAAGATGTGGTGACATCAGTTTAGACCTCTCAACACGATTATCATGAGACTATTGGCGGTGGCCTCGCTATTAGCCTCCCTCGGTAGCAAGAGGGAGTCGCTGTCATGAATAAAACAGCGTTTTTTTAACGCCACTTTTGGCCATATCTGATGTCAGCTTTAGTGGAGCAGGTGAATTTGCATCGTTGTCGTTATGTTAGACTTTTAATAACCACATTTGTAAAGAATTTCTCCAGAAATAGTCAGTTACCTTTCAGTGCACCATGCAAGACAGGAAAAATTCTTGAAGGTATCAGCCTTTCCGCAAACTTCTCATGGCATACCTTGAGcatgttttaattaatttatttatttattgccgtTTACGAATGCTTTGTTGTGATGCAAAGAGTTTGTTTAACCAGGTACACACATAAATGAGAAATTTCGTTTTTCGTGTCAACCCACctttattgttaaataaatgaataaaaacctgTATTTGGTCAAAGAGGAAAGCTAGGacaatgttttatttacattatttcattaaaaacgAGAAAGACAATGGCACGCATCCATCAGATTTAAAGCTTAAGAACTGAACAGAATTTCCAATTATCTTTATTAGGCTATAATAACCGATATTCTATTTAAGATTCTTTTATTGGATCAGACAGAGTGAAGCCAGGTGTCCAACTGAATTCGAGCGGTTACTTATAAGAAAAACAAGAGAAGAAAGCTGAGACAACGAAATAATCCTTATATGAAGTCAGGTAACaagaagaaattaatatatttgcttTGAATAGATTTTTGTTCTTTTGAAAGCATAGGATTAAGAATAAGCGAAAGGTATTTTTCTTGGTGCTTTCCTGGAGTTAGCAATCAATCAATTCTATAATCTACAACATTAGGTATCAATATTACCTTGACTAAAGATATTAATGTAACTCCTGGCCCGTACCGAGGAGGTGTCGGGTGGGGGTGTCTAATCAGGTAGAAGGACATGGACCGCGTACCCaattttccttcttaatataaataaatgacattttcaaatatttcatcttgtatatacctataaatgcaatgacatttatagaagaaaaagtcCAATTTTGGAAagacgaacccccccccccccccaaataaaaaaaactctaggtaCGGGCCTGAACTTCTCAAGAGACCCACCTTTCAAGCGTTAAAATTTAGGGAACGGAGAACGAAAGATGGAAAATCCTTCCAAAGTTTGGTCGCAGAAGGAGGAAATTAAGCCATCAAACCAACACTCTGAAGGTGACTGAATTCCACATAATACATACGGAAGGTGATAACACAAATGCATGCGAAAGCTTCCACTTCATGGCATACGGACTAAAGGTCACATTTTTAACTTCACGacagtatatactgtacatagaaacatagttttggtttatcaaATACTTTGGCCTATACGAATTTGAATAAAAACAGAACTAGCTTTTATTTTGCTCCTCCAAGATGGTGCGAACTGATCACCAAGTCTCCATGACGATACTGGTACCACAGCTTCTTCCTTCCCCGTAACCAGTCACACTACACGGATCAACGCGTTCTCTCGGTAGTGTCACTTCGTCATTACACTCTTCCTTGAATCTTGGTCATGGAGGCCCACTGCCCATCGCAGACGCTGTTGAAGGTCATGTCTATAACGGGCTTTCCCCCTAGGTCGCCCGGCCCCCGGCATTTGGGCTGGCGGTCCCAAATTTTGTCGGGGTTACGGTGGAGCCATCTGTTGGTTGAAAGGAAACACTTTGTAGTTGGAAGAACAAATGAGGTAGATAATTGTAATGCAATTCAGGTTTCCGAACAGAAAGTTATCGTATGTCTGATTGACTTCCTCGATATAATCGCTGACAATAAGAACAAAATTTCCAGAATTTTTATTCTTGAGTCTGACCTGAGAATTAGTAGACAGCTGTCGCCCAACACTACCGGTGtaattctcttggtgttttatgtgAAACAAATTTCTTTCTCATATACAAATGTAGTTGACAGATATACTAATCTAGGCTTCTGTTGCTGGCAGCCATTACAGCATTAGTCAGTTTACTTCTTTCTCCAAATTTTATCGAAACACCAAATAGACCTTCGACAAAGGGGATATGCTGATGTCAACCCACGTCTTACAATTCCTTCTTAGAATGTGGAATCATCTGCATTGCTTTGCATTTCATGAATCATTCAACCTGGGTCGTAGTTTTTGACAAGACATACTTGGGCAGAATAACCTGTCTCAGTTTTGGATCATAGGAAAATTTCATGTGACTTCAATTAGTTAAAAGGACATACTCTTCTACCCAAGCGGACTAACTTCTCAAACCTGCACTCTTCTTTAATTTGCTCTTTAAAAAACTCACGAGactagaataataatgataaaataagaatgataatatttACCGTGTCAGGTAGAGAATAAAGCAGTCACAGTGCCATGGGTTCATCGACAGTTTGACTTGTTCGACGACTTTCAGTTCATCCAGAATTCCCTCCGGAAGTTTCATGAATTTGTTGCTGTCGATCTGACTGCAACAAAGATTTAGTCTTTGAAGACGAGGAATTGTAAACTAAACGGCGTGCTATTGAAGCTAGAAGGAAATGTATTTGAGGACATGGaagtaaactataaaaaaagaagtaaattcacatcaaccgtgcatctgatgtctaggccagtcccttacaacgctcctgattggctattgataagccaatcacaggggctggaaactcccagtctctctcgagagttcacataggcagaatgtatgttccacctctcctgaggggtacgtctttcaaaggtatctctcaggagaggtggaacatacatcctacctatgagaactcgagagagagactgagagttcccggccctgtgattggcttatcaacagccaatcaggagcgtcgtaagggacagatgcacggctgatgtgaatttcCTATGGTAGGCCTACTGCTGAAACTAGAAGGAAAGACATTTGAGGACATGGTAGTAGACTAGTAGGCCTACTACTGAAACTAGAAGAAAGGTCTTTGAGGACGCATAAGTAAACCAATAGAACCACTACTGAGACTAGGGAGGTCATGGGAGTAAAAACTAACCGTTCATTACCAGTTCTATGGAAAACAATGTTTCTGAAAATTACATGCGGAAGTTATccgtagatttttaaaaaataatagaattaatCCAGATCTCCTGGCAGAACTTTCCAAGATTCTTAGAGGAAATTtctgttgaatttttttaaaaatgttcaatGGGGTTAATATAGCCCCAAGCAGTTATTTTAGATCTATAGAAATAACTAAGGCTTATATATTTCTCTGGTTAGCAGCACAGTAGTAGTCCAATTCTATAGAGCAGGAAGACTGGTAAAAGATTCGACATTTACTACGTCGTCTTCGACAGAAGCTGAAATATATAATCATGACATCACTCATATATCTGATCTAAGTAAACCATGACAATTGGATGAGTAAATAAACATGAGTTCAGTGGGTAGAAGACTGCCATACTGTGATACGTCAAATCTTTCTGTCATTGATGAACTGCTAAATCTGCTTTGATGACGTACTAGTGGACTAAAAATGATTATGGCAATATCTATGATTATTCAAATTTCTTTTGCATTTACAATGACCCCGTTTCTGCAACATGTGATGAGTTCTTTTATCGTCATTCGTGCCTCTCAGCTATACGTATATTAGTAGGTACGTATCTATGGATGCGTTTTAGTCATGAACATGGAAAAGAGGTAATTGTCTGTGAAAAGAATCAGCATAAAAGATGGTTTGGCCATTCCTTTCAATGGAAAGGACTCTCTCTAttcttgaaaaaagaagaaaaagaaaataaccatCCCACTTCAACCCACAGCCGAAGGAGACTCGGTGTCCTCTTGAAGATCTCCCGCGGGAGTTGACGAAGAAGGTTGTTGTTAAGGAGAAGCCAGGACAGGCTGTTCAGACCCGAGAAGGCCGCCAGCTCCACGTCCTCGATCTTGTTGGAGAACAGGTAGAGTTTCTCTAGCTTCGGCGTTCCTGCAATTGGGGAGACGCTGTTAGATGTGGATACTGGGTTAGAGAGAGTgctcatcttaaaaaaaaaaaataaaaaaaaaaaaaaaaaatcagaacccAGGTAAGTTGCATGTTAGCTGAGCCATTCTTGAAAAGGGCAATGTTCCCAAACATCGTAAAGTAAAGTCTAGTACCAGTAATAATTCTAGCATAGAAAACAATGGCATTAGACTATAAGAACGACAGtacaatatgattattatattcttttcaaAGGTAGCACCAATTCCTAGCCCACCGTTGCAGGCAGTGAGATAACGAAGACAAACTGAAGCTTGGACCTCAAATCTTTACCTACAAAAGTCTTGTTCGTGATGGTCGTGATGAAGTTCTGCCCCAGGAAGAGAGATCGCAGGTTCCTGAGGGCGATAAAGTCCTTGTAATCGATCCCCTGGATTTGATTGCTCGTCAAATCGAGGAAAGTCAGGCTACCCAGGTAAGCAAACACGCCCATCGGAAGGCGCTCAATCTGTTGAGAGTAGTAGACAAGTAAAGGGTATTtctatgttggagagagagagagagagagagagagagagagagagagagagagagagagagagagagagagagagagagagagtcaatttcCCAGTCTTACTTAGCTACCTTGAACTGAAATAGAACTCATGATTTGAAGTCAATTAGACCAATGTCACAGCGTTAGTGTAGGCCGAACTCTTGCAATGACGTCATATCACCAATACCGGTGTGACTTCGCCACTCTGTCCAAAGATATATAGTCGAACCTTGTTATTTTGGAGATAGAGTTCTTGCAGTGACTCCAGCTGGTCAAATATGCCATAGGGGAGACGAGCCAGTTCGTTCTCCTCCAACTTCAAACGCTTCAGCATCTTCAGGTTCCCAAAGGCGTGTCTTGGCAACTCCTGCAGGTGTGGGAGGGAAAAAGTTATAGTATAAAGTTCCGTGGGACGGATAACCATAAGTTCTTACCTTGTAATATACAGTAAACAGTCCTATCAACCAGGAGAGATTTTCATAATTTAAACAATTTTGTATTACACGGAATTAGCATTTGAAACTGCTCTTTCAACACTTACAGCTAGTAAAAATACAATCATATGTacccatgtatatgtatatgtatatgtatatatatatatatatatatatatatatatatatatatatatatatatatatatatatatatgtgtgtgtgtgtgtgtgtgtgtgtgtgtgtgtgtgtgtgtgtgtgtgtgtaaacaagaATGATAAAAGAACAGAGCCTGCTTCTGCCAAgttacaaagaagaagaagaacaatagGAATCCCTTACCTTGATCTTGTTAACCGACAGATCGAGGTCCTCCAGGCTCTCCAGGTCGTGAAAGACAGAATCTGGGATCTCGCTGATGGCGTTGTTGGCCAGATTCAGAAAGTACAAACTGTAGAGCTTTTTAAACAGAGGCTCCGGCAATTTCTCGAGGATGTTGAAGGAGATGTCGCTGGAATTAGAGACTCGATAACTCTGGAGCTCTTTGGGGCAAAGGAACGACACTGTAGTCTCGTTTGACTTGTTATTTCAAAGATACTGTGTTAGTAGTCTAAATAACATTTTGAGAATTACAGAATGAGAAATGGCACTGTGGTCTTTCAaatttatatcttgaaggattgtAGCGTTTAGTAAATTATCTGAAATACAGTACACTGTAGAAATATATTGATAAAGTACAATAGAATAAGAAAGCTGTTTCTAAATCTATCTCTTAAAGGAATACTTAATGTATTTTCAAACAATCATTCCTTTTAGAGACAAACCTTGAAAtaactttcttattattttacattCTATACAAAATACCGGCTCTGATTCAAACAAAGCAAGTATTTAAGATCAAGCTTATACTTCACTAGATTGGTTAGGATGTAACTTTAAAATTTTGCACGGCGTTATTTGTTCAAAATTTAACCAAATACAGTAAGCTACATTAGCGAGAAGATGTGGCATAAAATATGATACCTGCTTTGAAACTCATCGCTTAAATAATGGCTTTATTACTTCACTAATAGACAGAGTGATATACTTCACTGGGAGAAAGATTAAATCAACTCCACTCGCACTTACATCGTGCGTAGTGCCCCTGCATCTTGGAACAGATCTCCGGAGAGGTACAATAGCTGGTTCTTGTGCAGCTTtctaagaagaaaaacaaaagaagaatgcGTTCTGAATCGACTTTAGTTATAAGGAAGGATAGTaccattattcttattttatttgccCAAATactttcaatgagagagagagaacaggcccAGAACACTTACAAATGCCTCATATTCTCCAGGTCGTAGAATACGCTGTTCGGCATCAACTCCAAGTCGTTCTCACTAAGATcgctgaaaaaaaagaataaaaatgtttgGCATTTTCCATAACTTATCTAGTAATATAGTATAAAACTTAAGAATTCGTTATTGTTATTGAATGACATATTCAAAAGACAATGATATGAATTATAGAAATTCTGGCTTAGA contains:
- the LOC135214946 gene encoding leucine-rich repeat-containing protein 15-like — translated: MRGYPDLTLTLLLCLDLLLRASAAEDASLCGLNGCQAIELAKRYTEHTMAKMMRTIKPDALEEVFANMKKLELLVRSVQDLERDVSSLFQPVWPVNGSPARWSMCAEGPCSCMMETQTVSCWRLGLQHHVPRKQQIPVDTKILDLSMNRLKFLHKDSFIRLTELEELDLSENDLELMPNSVFYDLENMRHLKLHKNQLLYLSGDLFQDAGALRTIDISFNILEKLPEPLFKKLYSLYFLNLANNAISEIPDSVFHDLESLEDLDLSVNKIKELPRHAFGNLKMLKRLKLEENELARLPYGIFDQLESLQELYLQNNKIERLPMGVFAYLGSLTFLDLTSNQIQGIDYKDFIALRNLRSLFLGQNFITTITNKTFVGTPKLEKLYLFSNKIEDVELAAFSGLNSLSWLLLNNNLLRQLPREIFKRTPSLLRLQIDSNKFMKLPEGILDELKVVEQVKLSMNPWHCDCFILYLTRWLHRNPDKIWDRQPKCRGPGDLGGKPVIDMTFNSVCDGQWASMTKIQGRV